The Gemmatimonadota bacterium genome has a segment encoding these proteins:
- a CDS encoding DUF5069 domain-containing protein, whose translation MDLTKQPPRRPTNTSMLGIVSLARLTDKARAHRANTIGEHLYGENSGLDKIVLDFLGISHDDFADAAQRMNDAELCDWLRENYPKTEDEVQAYNNELLTWEPFDDASRQRLKDRLEKFNADPDKVKTMLQSMELDDWGCFRDTDLTQHPPRSPYNSDVAGIYGGSRMGDKARAAKAGKLNDYIYDCPIDQVILDFLNISADDFQDAAYHNVNDIELGDWVLEHTDRTQDEISRLNEALSQKGPENDEQVAIFNITLERVAPGRTDVTTWFDLLDLDDAHAYDL comes from the coding sequence ATGGATCTGACGAAACAACCGCCTCGCCGGCCGACCAATACTTCAATGCTCGGTATTGTCTCGCTTGCGCGTTTGACCGATAAAGCACGGGCGCACCGGGCAAATACGATTGGCGAACATCTCTATGGCGAGAATTCGGGGTTGGACAAGATAGTACTCGATTTTCTCGGCATCTCGCACGATGATTTTGCCGATGCAGCCCAGCGTATGAACGACGCGGAATTGTGCGATTGGTTGCGCGAAAATTACCCTAAAACTGAAGACGAGGTTCAGGCGTATAATAACGAGCTTCTCACATGGGAACCCTTTGATGATGCGAGCCGCCAGCGCTTAAAAGATCGTCTTGAAAAATTCAATGCCGATCCCGATAAGGTGAAAACGATGCTCCAATCGATGGAACTCGACGACTGGGGGTGTTTTCGGGATACTGATCTGACCCAACATCCACCGCGTTCGCCGTATAACAGCGATGTCGCTGGTATTTATGGCGGATCGCGCATGGGCGATAAAGCACGCGCGGCAAAGGCGGGCAAGCTCAACGATTATATCTACGATTGCCCCATTGATCAGGTCATTCTCGATTTTCTCAATATATCCGCCGATGATTTCCAGGATGCGGCCTATCACAATGTCAACGATATCGAACTCGGGGATTGGGTACTCGAACACACTGATCGCACCCAGGATGAAATCTCGCGCCTGAACGAGGCTCTCTCTCAGAAGGGGCCCGAGAATGACGAGCAAGTGGCGATTTTCAACATAACGCTCGAGCGCGTGGCACCCGGTCGCACCGATGTCACCACATGGTTTGACCTGCTTGACCTCGACGATGCACACGCCTACGACCTATAA
- a CDS encoding HEAT repeat domain-containing protein yields the protein MEKRKLYIGLILALVLGGCSRGIDEYVRESRHVDVDVRVYGVGKLGESGQLDAVPHLIQALKDEKVRVRLTAIDALGMLKDRQATEVLIPFLQDKRAVLALAAIDALGEIGDSTAVEALVAVVQEKVPLLRLAAIDALGQIGDSTAVDVLCSQMQSEISQVRWVSAVALGRIGSPRAIGPLANLLGDEEMRRTVLFALDQIDKNWRARSEVEMAVEEFQRDLIQDDMLGDKQAVIRFRALEGLNAVVPNWREKDWAEELVMYWCRRVTEGNDDERKVAARFLGDLKDQRAVQALLIAVEDRDRNVRRQAIQSLGKMRDMRAAGVLRHALMGEDRYVRGVAAQVLGSLRDTSAVDLLISVVDREMHLQGRSGEELMASIARALGVLNDRRGIDALIRLLGHPRIQVRRSAVESLGQIGDLRTADALAQALNDSSVFVRWAAVRSLVTLKDARVVPALVEMLGKGSNIIRSKGGPM from the coding sequence ATGGAAAAGAGAAAGTTATACATTGGGTTGATCCTCGCGCTGGTGTTGGGCGGGTGCTCTCGGGGTATTGACGAATACGTGCGTGAGTCGCGCCATGTGGATGTCGATGTGCGGGTTTATGGGGTTGGGAAGTTGGGGGAGAGTGGTCAGTTGGATGCTGTACCGCATTTGATTCAGGCGTTGAAAGATGAAAAAGTGCGGGTGCGACTGACGGCGATTGATGCACTGGGTATGCTGAAAGACAGGCAGGCGACTGAGGTACTTATTCCCTTTTTGCAGGACAAGCGAGCGGTTCTGGCATTGGCCGCGATAGATGCGCTGGGTGAGATTGGGGATTCGACTGCGGTGGAGGCATTGGTCGCTGTTGTGCAAGAAAAGGTGCCTTTATTGCGGTTGGCGGCGATAGATGCGCTGGGTCAGATCGGTGATTCGACTGCGGTGGATGTCCTGTGTTCGCAAATGCAAAGTGAAATATCCCAGGTGCGATGGGTTTCAGCAGTGGCTTTGGGACGTATTGGGTCGCCCCGGGCGATTGGGCCTTTGGCAAATTTGTTGGGCGATGAGGAGATGCGCCGGACTGTTTTGTTTGCTCTGGATCAGATTGATAAAAATTGGCGTGCGCGGTCAGAAGTCGAGATGGCTGTGGAGGAATTTCAGCGTGATTTGATACAAGATGATATGTTGGGCGATAAACAGGCAGTCATTCGGTTCCGCGCATTGGAGGGTCTCAACGCGGTTGTTCCCAACTGGCGAGAGAAAGATTGGGCAGAAGAACTGGTGATGTACTGGTGTCGCAGGGTGACAGAGGGCAATGACGATGAGCGGAAGGTCGCGGCGCGTTTTTTGGGCGATTTGAAAGATCAGCGAGCAGTGCAGGCATTGCTCATCGCAGTAGAAGATCGAGATCGCAATGTGCGTCGGCAGGCTATTCAGTCGCTGGGTAAAATGAGAGATATGCGTGCGGCAGGTGTGTTGAGGCACGCGCTTATGGGAGAAGACAGGTATGTTCGCGGAGTCGCGGCGCAGGTATTGGGCTCATTGCGCGATACGAGTGCTGTTGATCTGCTGATCTCAGTCGTGGATCGGGAGATGCATTTGCAGGGACGATCTGGAGAGGAATTAATGGCGTCTATTGCCCGTGCTTTGGGTGTCTTAAATGACAGGCGAGGAATAGATGCTTTGATCCGCTTGTTGGGCCATCCGAGGATACAGGTCCGAAGATCTGCTGTAGAATCGTTGGGACAAATAGGTGACCTGCGAACGGCAGATGCCCTGGCGCAAGCGTTAAATGATAGCTCGGTTTTTGTGCGCTGGGCCGCGGTCCGATCACTTGTCACATTGAAGGATGCGCGTGTGGTGCCTGCGCTGGTGGAAATGCTGGGCAAGGGGTCGAATATAATACGGAGCAAGGGGGGGCCAATGTAA
- a CDS encoding BlaI/MecI/CopY family transcriptional regulator, giving the protein MAAKKRLAEAEWEVMDGVWHLARQVTVRDVVDYLYPNGEKAYTTVQTIMNILFEKGVLNRQKIGPVNVYTPTLSREDAAQVETRTLVSRMFEGSFGALATYLVDSGELSQKELDELRALIEAREKGGV; this is encoded by the coding sequence ATGGCTGCGAAGAAACGACTGGCTGAGGCCGAGTGGGAAGTGATGGATGGCGTGTGGCATCTCGCTCGACAGGTTACGGTGCGCGATGTTGTCGATTACCTGTATCCCAATGGCGAGAAGGCTTATACGACTGTGCAGACGATTATGAATATTCTGTTTGAGAAGGGTGTGCTCAATCGGCAGAAGATCGGTCCGGTGAATGTGTACACGCCGACCCTGTCGCGAGAAGATGCGGCGCAGGTCGAGACACGCACGCTGGTGTCGCGCATGTTCGAGGGGTCTTTTGGGGCACTGGCAACCTATCTCGTGGATTCAGGTGAGCTTTCGCAGAAGGAACTGGATGAGTTGCGCGCGCTGATTGAGGCGAGGGAGAAAGGAGGCGTGTAA
- a CDS encoding Smr/MutS family protein, with product MPEPVELPIDGELDLHHFHPDDVKTLVPDYLDECKLHGISDVRIIHGKGTGVLREIVHTILKRRPDVIAYYLTDHNWGSTSVVLNLKTQS from the coding sequence ATGCCCGAACCCGTCGAACTACCAATTGATGGTGAACTCGATCTGCACCATTTTCATCCGGATGATGTCAAAACACTTGTGCCCGATTATCTCGATGAATGCAAATTGCACGGCATTTCCGATGTGCGCATTATTCACGGCAAGGGCACGGGTGTTCTCCGCGAAATCGTCCACACCATTTTAAAACGTCGGCCCGATGTCATCGCATATTATCTCACCGATCACAACTGGGGTTCGACCTCTGTTGTTCTCAACCTGAAGACGCAATCGTGA
- a CDS encoding Sir2 family NAD-dependent protein deacetylase, translated as MTPNLELVEYIRNAERILIFTGAGVSTASGIPDFRGPDGVWKTRQPVYYRDFMTSEEARIEAWDQKLEGWAAFENARPNAVHRAVVKLERADKIECVITQNIDGLHTRAGTSPECLIELHGTNAEVECQTCGKRSDPERHYAAFRRTKKPPMCECGGYLKSATISFGQLLIEADLHRAAKAAANTDLAISLGSTLSVYPAASFPLMAAERGAPYVIINKGKTDHDGYPDLALRLEGDVTEIFPLSVEAALKPVP; from the coding sequence GTGACGCCTAATTTAGAACTCGTCGAATATATCAGAAATGCCGAGCGTATCCTTATCTTCACGGGGGCAGGTGTTTCCACTGCCAGTGGCATACCCGACTTTCGCGGGCCAGATGGCGTTTGGAAAACCCGTCAACCGGTTTATTACCGGGATTTTATGACTTCTGAAGAAGCGCGTATCGAAGCGTGGGATCAAAAACTCGAAGGTTGGGCTGCCTTTGAAAACGCCCGTCCCAATGCCGTTCACAGGGCTGTTGTGAAGCTCGAGCGAGCAGATAAAATCGAATGCGTTATCACGCAAAATATCGATGGCCTGCATACCCGGGCTGGTACTTCACCCGAATGCTTGATCGAATTGCACGGGACTAATGCCGAAGTCGAATGTCAGACCTGCGGCAAACGCAGCGATCCCGAACGCCACTACGCTGCCTTTCGCCGTACAAAAAAACCTCCTATGTGTGAATGCGGAGGTTATCTCAAGTCTGCTACCATTAGCTTTGGTCAACTGCTCATTGAAGCGGACTTGCACCGGGCAGCAAAAGCGGCAGCCAATACCGATCTGGCGATATCTCTGGGTTCTACGCTATCCGTCTATCCCGCCGCGAGTTTTCCATTGATGGCAGCAGAACGCGGTGCGCCCTATGTGATTATCAATAAGGGCAAAACTGATCATGACGGTTATCCAGATCTCGCATTGCGCCTTGAAGGCGATGTAACAGAAATTTTTCCACTATCTGTAGAAGCGGCACTTAAGCCTGTCCCATAA
- a CDS encoding M56 family metallopeptidase → MDALIYLAEAWWPLYAVHFVEVSLFILLVWAVDRWMTLDTRLRYVLYLLALAKVFVPPFYAIPLPEFLTVSDDVPIGPVYTGVVSEAEVVAPVQVAPLPLAFYLFCLWAVSVVVWAGVTLWKNAVFHRALSLAVPVDLARDMGSRSLNGARDMEVYAKASLRSPLLVGIVKPRLYLPSHWSSWSSEELRGVVAHELAHRDNRDIWVLIFQAIAMALFCINPLVWLLNRRLTFLRELRCDEAVLRETNLTPAEYGRLLFGFVDRRPALSALYFNERGTALKKRLEYVLNFKEDNVKRSRWQLAIPILTGLAIVPFSIREAYTHDEGGLEVIELVEDEKKPELMPGQQTTPPISSDADSKRSLLEGVETKSFLKQLMALNEKAVKEREKFIVNFTFMVNLDGSVSDVSILKGPEIFHQTVIDSVSQWRFKPGQHNGKVSMSVTFSGRGDRDSGTRDKQQFKVALDSTEQQTIPPASGDADSSEVKVFEYKEVEVKPHPINIITPVYPEKARKERIEGKVILKVVVNVDGSVSDVKVLEGPEIFRQAAIDAISQSQFKPAAHNGKSVPVWVVMPIEFSLGSTDTDLQLTSPVPIDADGNEVDIPNFFEVEAKPELLQSVKSVYPTRVTVRLEFRVYEDGSVGDMKVLKGPEEFHQAAIDAILQYRFKPGTLNGKVVPVRMTQWVIFRLPKQQTQPPASGDADSSKVLEFYMVEVKPKVLHAVKPVHPKEALRDSLEGKVFLKFMVNLDGSVSDVRVLRGTEVFRQAAIDAVSQFRFKPAEHNGKPVAVWMTQPVSFRLPKE, encoded by the coding sequence ATGGATGCGTTGATCTATTTGGCCGAGGCGTGGTGGCCGCTTTATGCGGTACATTTTGTCGAGGTGTCGCTGTTCATTTTGCTGGTGTGGGCAGTGGATCGCTGGATGACGCTGGATACGCGGTTGCGGTATGTCCTCTATTTGTTGGCATTGGCAAAGGTATTTGTGCCGCCTTTTTATGCCATTCCGTTACCCGAGTTTTTGACGGTATCCGACGATGTCCCGATTGGACCGGTTTATACCGGTGTGGTTTCTGAGGCTGAGGTTGTTGCACCTGTGCAAGTTGCTCCTCTTCCGCTGGCGTTTTATCTGTTTTGCCTGTGGGCTGTTTCGGTTGTGGTATGGGCAGGTGTGACGTTGTGGAAGAATGCGGTGTTTCACCGCGCGCTCAGTTTGGCAGTGCCCGTTGATCTGGCGAGAGATATGGGATCGCGATCGCTGAATGGTGCGCGAGATATGGAGGTTTATGCCAAAGCCAGTCTGCGTTCTCCACTTCTGGTTGGTATCGTGAAACCGAGATTGTATTTGCCATCGCATTGGTCGTCCTGGTCGTCCGAGGAGTTGCGCGGTGTTGTTGCACACGAGTTGGCGCATCGGGATAATCGCGATATCTGGGTGCTGATTTTTCAGGCGATTGCAATGGCGCTGTTTTGCATAAATCCGCTGGTCTGGTTGCTGAACCGAAGGCTGACTTTTTTGCGCGAGTTGCGCTGTGACGAGGCGGTGTTGCGCGAGACGAATTTGACGCCTGCTGAATACGGGCGGTTGTTATTTGGATTTGTCGATAGACGCCCTGCTCTGAGTGCGCTGTATTTCAATGAGCGTGGAACCGCGCTCAAGAAACGGTTAGAGTATGTCCTTAATTTTAAGGAGGACAATGTGAAACGGTCCAGATGGCAGTTGGCAATTCCGATTCTCACTGGTCTGGCGATTGTGCCTTTTTCAATTCGAGAGGCATATACGCATGATGAAGGCGGTCTTGAGGTTATAGAATTGGTCGAGGATGAGAAAAAGCCCGAACTCATGCCAGGGCAACAGACCACGCCGCCTATATCTAGCGATGCTGATAGTAAGAGATCTTTATTGGAGGGGGTCGAAACAAAATCTTTTTTGAAGCAGCTTATGGCTCTGAATGAGAAGGCGGTTAAGGAGAGAGAGAAATTCATAGTGAATTTTACGTTTATGGTTAATTTAGATGGTTCCGTAAGCGATGTGAGCATTTTGAAGGGACCAGAGATATTTCACCAAACAGTTATAGATTCGGTATCTCAATGGCGGTTCAAGCCGGGGCAACACAATGGCAAAGTGTCCATGAGTGTGACTTTTTCAGGTAGAGGGGATAGGGATTCAGGTACTCGCGATAAGCAGCAGTTCAAAGTTGCATTAGATTCCACAGAGCAACAGACCATACCGCCTGCATCTGGCGATGCTGATAGTAGTGAGGTTAAGGTTTTCGAATATAAAGAGGTGGAAGTAAAGCCTCATCCTATAAATATTATTACACCTGTATATCCTGAAAAGGCGCGGAAGGAGAGGATAGAAGGCAAAGTGATTTTGAAGGTTGTAGTCAATGTGGATGGCTCGGTGAGCGATGTGAAGGTTTTGGAAGGGCCAGAGATCTTTCGTCAAGCGGCGATAGATGCAATATCTCAATCTCAGTTCAAGCCCGCGGCGCACAATGGCAAATCTGTGCCCGTGTGGGTGGTTATGCCGATTGAGTTTTCATTAGGTTCCACGGACACAGATCTCCAGCTCACGTCGCCTGTGCCAATTGATGCTGATGGTAATGAGGTTGACATCCCCAATTTTTTCGAGGTTGAAGCCAAGCCCGAACTCTTGCAATCTGTTAAATCTGTGTATCCAACAAGAGTTACTGTGCGTTTGGAGTTCAGGGTCTATGAGGATGGCTCGGTGGGCGATATGAAGGTTTTGAAAGGTCCGGAGGAATTTCATCAGGCGGCGATAGACGCGATCTTGCAATATCGATTCAAACCGGGGACACTCAACGGCAAAGTTGTGCCCGTGCGAATGACGCAGTGGGTTATATTTCGATTGCCAAAGCAACAAACCCAACCGCCTGCATCTGGCGATGCTGACAGTAGTAAGGTTCTCGAATTTTATATGGTTGAAGTAAAGCCCAAGGTCCTGCACGCTGTTAAGCCTGTGCATCCGAAGGAGGCACTCAGAGATAGTTTGGAAGGCAAAGTGTTTTTGAAGTTTATGGTCAATTTGGATGGTTCGGTAAGCGATGTGCGTGTCCTGAGAGGAACAGAGGTGTTTCGTCAAGCGGCGATAGATGCGGTATCTCAATTTCGGTTCAAGCCTGCCGAACACAATGGCAAACCTGTGGCCGTATGGATGACTCAGCCGGTCTCTTTTCGGTTGCCAAAGGAATAG